The following are encoded in a window of Pseudofrancisella aestuarii genomic DNA:
- the nagA gene encoding N-acetylglucosamine-6-phosphate deacetylase, giving the protein MQSYILKGAKVCFDTEIKHSDILVKNGVIELVQEDIKKDLYNLPVIELSNDDYVLPGFIDIHIHGSNGADVMDGSLESLETISKSIYKHGVTSYLATTMTASYEDILNSMLAIKNYNQKIIKDSAKIAGIHLEGPFISPGKIGAQNPNYLQDANLDKLNTWNINSGNLVKKITIAPEIKGTNEIIDFCNKQKIITSIGHTACTAHQALAAIERGCSHATHLFNAMSGVDHRNPGAATAILMSKKVLAELIVDGVHLHKDTVKFAYEIKGTNNIALITDAMSAQGCADGLFELGGQKVIVKHGEARLENGVLAGSVLTMNKALENMIKFTDCSLLDAVKMTSTNQAKSLNLKSGQIKVGYNAEFVILDKNYQVKQTLN; this is encoded by the coding sequence ATGCAAAGTTATATCCTTAAAGGCGCAAAAGTATGCTTTGATACAGAAATAAAACATTCAGATATTTTAGTAAAAAATGGTGTTATCGAACTAGTTCAAGAAGATATAAAAAAAGATTTATATAACTTACCAGTTATTGAATTATCTAATGATGATTATGTTTTACCAGGATTTATAGATATTCATATTCATGGCTCTAATGGTGCTGATGTTATGGATGGATCTTTAGAATCTTTAGAAACTATTTCAAAATCAATATACAAGCATGGTGTCACAAGCTATTTAGCAACAACTATGACAGCATCATATGAAGATATTCTAAATTCTATGTTAGCTATCAAAAATTATAATCAAAAAATTATAAAAGATAGCGCTAAAATAGCAGGTATTCATTTAGAGGGTCCTTTTATTTCTCCAGGAAAAATAGGTGCTCAAAATCCAAATTACTTACAAGATGCAAATCTAGATAAGTTAAATACTTGGAATATTAATTCAGGAAATTTGGTTAAAAAAATAACCATTGCCCCAGAAATAAAAGGAACTAATGAAATAATAGATTTCTGTAATAAGCAAAAAATTATTACATCAATTGGACATACAGCCTGTACAGCTCATCAAGCTCTAGCTGCTATAGAAAGAGGGTGCTCTCATGCAACACATCTTTTTAATGCTATGAGTGGTGTTGATCATAGAAATCCAGGAGCAGCCACAGCAATTTTAATGTCTAAAAAAGTTTTAGCAGAATTAATAGTTGATGGTGTACATCTACATAAAGATACTGTCAAATTTGCTTATGAAATAAAAGGAACCAATAACATAGCTCTTATAACTGATGCTATGTCCGCTCAAGGGTGTGCTGATGGTTTATTTGAGTTAGGTGGTCAAAAAGTTATAGTTAAGCATGGAGAGGCAAGACTTGAAAATGGAGTGCTTGCTGGAAGTGTTTTAACTATGAATAAAGCTCTAGAAAATATGATCAAATTTACAGACTGTAGTTTACTCGATGCTGTCAAGATGACTAGTACAAACCAAGCAAAATCATTAAATTTAAAAAGTGGGCAAATAAAAGTAGGATATAATGCTGAATTTGTTATTTTAGATAAAAACTATCAAGTAAAACAAACTCTAAATTAA
- a CDS encoding class II glutamine amidotransferase, which yields MCRWLMYHGKSIIMSELLVDPENSLIHQSIASHEGVVNVNGDGFGLGWYTKLNKKPGVYKDPLPAWNNKNLASIASHIKSKNFLAHVRASTGTPSTTTNCHPFRYKNHLFMHNGAIFNFNEIRHDLEYLIDKKYFKHRYGCTDTEAMFLLALTNGLIEDPKTAINKTVEQIFKIQQQNNVPQAIKASIAYTDGNTSYAIKTSTINHQPSLYYVNYEDMLDSLGMERQGQKYKNSYVVLSEPLLKSESYKYVDNHTIIKISENEFTIEKL from the coding sequence ATGTGTCGCTGGTTAATGTATCATGGAAAATCTATAATAATGAGTGAGCTTCTAGTTGATCCAGAAAACTCATTAATTCATCAAAGTATTGCTTCACATGAAGGGGTTGTAAATGTAAATGGGGATGGTTTTGGATTAGGATGGTACACAAAGCTTAATAAAAAACCAGGAGTATATAAAGATCCTTTACCTGCTTGGAATAATAAAAATTTAGCTTCTATTGCCTCTCATATTAAAAGTAAAAACTTTCTTGCTCACGTAAGAGCTTCAACCGGTACTCCATCTACAACAACAAACTGCCATCCTTTTAGATATAAAAATCATCTTTTTATGCATAATGGAGCGATCTTTAATTTTAATGAAATTAGACACGATCTTGAATATCTGATAGATAAGAAGTATTTCAAACATAGATATGGTTGCACTGATACTGAAGCAATGTTTTTATTAGCATTAACTAATGGTCTTATAGAAGATCCTAAAACAGCGATAAATAAAACCGTTGAGCAAATATTCAAAATCCAACAACAAAATAATGTACCCCAAGCTATTAAAGCAAGCATAGCATATACTGATGGAAATACATCTTATGCTATAAAAACATCTACTATTAATCATCAACCATCATTATACTATGTAAATTATGAAGATATGCTCGATTCATTAGGCATGGAAAGGCAAGGTCAAAAATATAAAAATAGTTATGTTGTTTTATCTGAACCTTTACTAAAATCAGAATCTTACAAATATGTAGATAATCATACAATAATCAAGATTTCAGAAAATGAATTTACTATAGAGAAACTATAA
- a CDS encoding sterol desaturase family protein, translated as MGYWSDFYIYPIFILGFLILGIEKLPVKNFFVIIVCFFIGLLIWTFVEYLVHRFLFHSFPFLERMHGIHHDSPMEFFGNPTFISLPIYIVGMFLPLFFIFGLALGSIIFSGFLIGSLLYFFIHHATHHIKAKKGSILFFYKKYHAIHHYNQKANYAVTLPLWDNIFRTKNKKSK; from the coding sequence ATGGGCTATTGGAGTGATTTTTATATCTATCCAATTTTTATATTAGGTTTCTTAATTTTAGGTATTGAAAAACTGCCTGTTAAAAATTTCTTTGTCATAATAGTATGTTTTTTTATAGGATTACTTATCTGGACATTTGTTGAGTATTTAGTTCATAGGTTTTTATTTCATAGTTTTCCTTTTTTAGAAAGAATGCATGGGATTCATCATGACTCTCCAATGGAGTTTTTTGGTAACCCAACATTTATATCCTTACCAATATATATAGTTGGTATGTTTCTACCTTTGTTTTTTATATTTGGATTAGCACTTGGAAGTATAATATTTAGTGGTTTTTTAATTGGATCTTTATTATATTTCTTTATTCATCATGCTACTCATCATATTAAAGCAAAAAAAGGTTCTATCTTATTTTTCTATAAAAAATATCATGCTATTCATCATTATAATCAAAAAGCAAATTACGCTGTAACTCTTCCTTTATGGGATAATATTTTTAGAACTAAAAATAAGAAATCCAAATAA
- a CDS encoding pyridoxal phosphate-dependent aminotransferase, whose amino-acid sequence MATLNKKIQNVTPSSTTAMAKVAKDLAEKGHDVVSLAIGEPGFSTPDVIKKAGIEAINNNITKYTNVDGLKELRQAIVDRYKRNYGTSFSADQVCISSGAKHSLHNIFNCILEEGDEAIFFAPYWVSYPDMISLTGAKPVVVKTKFENNFEIDVAELETYINKNTKAIIINNPNNPTGLIYSKECIEALANLIRKYPNIWIIGDDIYDELFFDKRPTLISEIAPDLADRYVIASGVSKNYSMTGWRVGFSIAPEFLNNAIKKFQSQSTTCACSISQYAAITAMNIPEADLKVFIDSYKEKTDFVAKALKEMPHINVKKAHGTFYLFPSLKELLANTKFTTDAEFCSALLQEEFVAMMPGSSFGLEDCARISCANKMSELEEAMKRLKRFIIRHTS is encoded by the coding sequence ATGGCTACTTTAAATAAGAAAATTCAAAATGTCACTCCATCATCAACAACAGCTATGGCGAAAGTTGCTAAAGATTTAGCTGAAAAAGGTCATGATGTTGTATCTTTAGCTATAGGTGAACCTGGGTTTTCAACGCCAGATGTTATAAAAAAAGCAGGTATAGAAGCAATAAATAATAACATCACAAAATATACAAATGTAGATGGTCTAAAAGAGCTAAGACAAGCTATAGTAGATAGATATAAAAGAAATTATGGAACTTCATTCTCTGCTGATCAAGTTTGTATTTCTTCTGGTGCCAAGCATAGCCTACATAATATTTTTAACTGTATATTAGAAGAGGGTGATGAAGCTATTTTCTTTGCCCCTTATTGGGTTTCTTATCCGGATATGATTAGTTTAACTGGAGCTAAACCAGTAGTTGTAAAAACAAAATTTGAAAATAATTTTGAAATTGATGTCGCAGAGCTAGAAACATATATTAATAAAAATACTAAAGCTATTATTATAAATAATCCTAATAATCCAACAGGACTTATTTACTCGAAAGAATGTATTGAAGCATTAGCTAACCTAATCAGAAAATATCCTAATATTTGGATTATAGGTGATGATATTTATGATGAATTATTCTTTGATAAAAGACCAACATTAATATCAGAAATTGCACCAGATTTAGCAGATAGATATGTTATAGCTAGTGGTGTTTCTAAAAATTACTCTATGACTGGTTGGAGAGTTGGTTTTTCAATAGCCCCAGAATTTTTAAATAATGCTATTAAGAAGTTTCAATCACAATCTACTACTTGTGCTTGCTCAATATCTCAATATGCCGCTATTACAGCTATGAATATCCCAGAGGCTGATTTAAAAGTATTTATAGATTCATATAAAGAAAAAACTGATTTTGTTGCTAAAGCTCTAAAAGAAATGCCTCATATTAATGTCAAAAAAGCTCATGGAACATTTTATTTATTCCCTAGTTTAAAAGAGCTTTTAGCAAATACTAAATTTACTACAGATGCAGAGTTTTGTAGTGCTCTTTTACAAGAAGAGTTTGTTGCTATGATGCCAGGATCATCTTTTGGTCTTGAAGACTGTGCTAGAATTAGCTGTGCAAATAAAATGTCAGAGCTTGAAGAAGCAATGAAAAGATTAAAAAGATTCATCATTAGACACACTAGCTAA
- the tsaB gene encoding tRNA (adenosine(37)-N6)-threonylcarbamoyltransferase complex dimerization subunit type 1 TsaB produces MKFLVLDTSSSFCSVSLSVENKIFSQTRFIPREHNKYLLPMIDEVIKEANIDKKSIDFVAYGVGPGSFVGVRLAASVCQAFAVSLDIPVIGFSSMFAIAKSTTTDNDKVAVILDAKMGDFYLGFYDKNKDKIVSEQVYKLDEYSPNMLDGYQTVGEKIAQINFEPDIAEFNLDTKFLIDYIISEYYKQKKENRLTHETYPVYLRGTSHWVKKEIK; encoded by the coding sequence ATGAAGTTTTTAGTTTTAGACACATCTAGTTCTTTTTGCTCTGTTTCACTAAGTGTAGAGAATAAAATCTTCTCACAAACAAGATTCATTCCAAGAGAACATAATAAGTATCTATTACCAATGATAGATGAAGTTATTAAAGAAGCTAATATAGATAAAAAAAGTATAGATTTTGTTGCTTATGGTGTTGGTCCAGGAAGTTTTGTTGGAGTGAGATTAGCTGCATCAGTTTGCCAAGCATTTGCAGTAAGTTTAGATATTCCAGTGATTGGTTTTTCAAGCATGTTTGCTATTGCTAAAAGTACTACCACTGATAATGATAAAGTAGCTGTAATCCTTGATGCTAAAATGGGGGATTTCTATCTAGGCTTTTATGATAAGAATAAAGATAAGATAGTTTCTGAACAAGTTTACAAATTAGATGAATATTCTCCAAATATGCTAGATGGTTATCAAACAGTTGGAGAAAAAATAGCTCAAATCAATTTTGAACCTGATATAGCGGAATTTAATTTAGATACTAAGTTTTTAATAGACTATATTATTAGTGAATACTATAAACAAAAAAAAGAAAATAGACTAACTCATGAAACTTATCCTGTCTATCTAAGAGGAACTTCACACTGGGTTAAAAAGGAGATTAAATAA
- the era gene encoding GTPase Era, whose protein sequence is MKKCGYISIIGRPNVGKSTLLNNILKYKVSITCRKPQTTRHQITGIKTIGDTQFIYVDTPGIHNKESKAINKFMNKAATTMIKDVDVILFVIEMGKWTELEDNIVEKLKDSKIPIFLVVNKVDKKKSMEASMFIESVKNKLDFYDVTYVSAKQGHNINELEAKIEELLPESEYFFYDEDQVTDRSVKFMVSEIIREKIMRTIGSEVPYQIAVEIDSYKIDQERGIVDIYASILVERDSQKGIVIGAKGVKLKKIGSDSRIDIEHLVGMQVNLKTHVKVKSGWSDDDRALKSLGYDLI, encoded by the coding sequence ATGAAAAAATGTGGTTATATTTCCATTATTGGCCGACCAAATGTAGGTAAATCAACTTTACTAAATAATATATTAAAATATAAAGTTAGTATTACTTGTAGAAAGCCTCAAACTACTAGACATCAGATTACAGGTATTAAAACTATTGGAGATACTCAATTTATATATGTGGATACTCCTGGAATTCATAATAAAGAATCTAAAGCTATAAATAAGTTTATGAATAAAGCAGCTACGACAATGATAAAAGATGTTGATGTTATATTATTTGTAATTGAAATGGGTAAATGGACTGAGTTAGAGGATAATATTGTAGAGAAATTAAAAGATTCAAAAATTCCTATATTCTTAGTAGTAAATAAAGTAGATAAGAAAAAATCTATGGAAGCATCTATGTTTATAGAATCTGTAAAAAACAAATTAGATTTTTATGATGTTACTTATGTTTCTGCTAAACAAGGTCATAATATAAATGAGTTAGAAGCTAAAATAGAAGAGTTATTACCTGAAAGTGAATATTTTTTCTATGATGAGGATCAAGTTACAGACAGAAGTGTTAAATTTATGGTCTCTGAAATTATCCGTGAAAAAATTATGAGAACTATTGGAAGTGAGGTTCCCTATCAAATAGCAGTAGAAATTGATAGCTATAAGATAGATCAAGAAAGAGGTATTGTAGATATATATGCTAGTATCTTGGTTGAAAGAGATAGTCAAAAGGGAATAGTTATTGGAGCTAAAGGAGTTAAACTTAAAAAAATTGGTTCTGATTCTCGTATAGATATAGAACACCTTGTGGGAATGCAGGTAAATTTAAAGACTCATGTTAAAGTTAAATCAGGATGGTCTGATGATGATAGGGCGCTTAAGTCACTTGGATATGATTTAATCTAA
- a CDS encoding exodeoxyribonuclease III, with translation MIKVTTFNANGIRAAARKGFWEWFDKKDVDFLCIQETKAQFHQLENDPTFFPEGYFYDYKDAEKKGYSGVAIYAKKKPIKVVKEIGLDWADAEGRYIQFDYDKFSIASLYLPSGSSGDVRQEFKMQFLEKYKDILKEQAAQGRDFIVCGDFNIVHKEIDIKNWKSNYGKTSGVLPEEQAWLDYIFDDIGWVDAFRVINHEPNNYTWWSNRGQARAKNVGWRIDYHITTSGLKDKVVKGSECIYTENWFSDHAPLTMSYDYKV, from the coding sequence ATGATAAAAGTAACAACATTTAATGCTAACGGTATTAGAGCGGCTGCTAGAAAAGGCTTTTGGGAATGGTTTGATAAAAAGGATGTAGACTTCCTATGTATACAGGAAACAAAAGCTCAATTTCACCAGCTTGAGAATGATCCTACTTTCTTTCCAGAGGGATATTTTTATGACTATAAAGATGCTGAAAAGAAAGGCTATAGTGGTGTTGCTATATATGCTAAGAAAAAACCTATAAAAGTTGTCAAAGAAATAGGTTTAGATTGGGCTGATGCTGAGGGAAGATATATTCAGTTTGATTATGATAAGTTTAGTATAGCTAGTTTGTACTTACCAAGTGGTTCTAGTGGTGATGTGCGTCAAGAGTTTAAAATGCAGTTTTTAGAAAAGTATAAAGATATTCTCAAAGAGCAAGCAGCTCAAGGTAGAGACTTTATAGTTTGTGGTGACTTTAATATAGTGCATAAAGAGATTGATATAAAAAACTGGAAATCAAACTATGGCAAGACTTCTGGGGTGTTACCAGAAGAGCAAGCATGGTTAGATTATATCTTTGATGATATTGGTTGGGTAGATGCTTTTAGAGTGATAAATCATGAGCCTAATAACTACACTTGGTGGTCAAATAGAGGCCAAGCAAGAGCCAAAAATGTAGGCTGGAGAATTGATTATCATATCACTACATCAGGCTTAAAAGATAAAGTAGTAAAAGGTTCAGAGTGTATTTATACAGAAAATTGGTTTTCTGATCATGCACCTTTGACTATGAGTTATGATTATAAGGTTTAA
- a CDS encoding cation diffusion facilitator family transporter has product MSSDNQLEEKTLKLNFIIAVIYAVFSIVIVYFAQSLTVLLDTGYSIVTVLIYAFSIYVIKKINQPANDRYPYGYYRLEPVFILFESGFVLLIAISVILISIINMITHAIKPNYGFALLSEIVGTVLCIVMFIFVYKKSKVTGSRILAADAELWKADSLLGIGVTLAIFIGFILEYLGYHKLAIYVDPIIAICMGIFIMKNPIKLIMESYSHLLDVAPVEELEIKIFHFAEEIAKKYSIAINQVKATQSGRFIFVDIHLNPDQVLEGKKLSQYKTELKKIYNKKFSCNEFKVYILL; this is encoded by the coding sequence ATGTCTTCTGATAATCAACTTGAAGAAAAAACCTTAAAACTAAACTTTATCATAGCAGTTATTTATGCTGTTTTTAGTATTGTAATAGTTTACTTCGCACAATCATTGACAGTTCTTTTAGACACTGGATATTCTATAGTAACAGTACTGATATATGCATTTTCAATTTATGTAATAAAAAAGATTAATCAACCTGCTAATGATAGATACCCTTATGGTTATTATAGGTTAGAACCTGTTTTTATATTATTTGAATCAGGTTTTGTTCTTCTAATAGCAATAAGTGTAATTCTGATTTCAATTATAAATATGATAACTCATGCAATAAAACCTAATTACGGTTTTGCTTTACTGTCTGAAATTGTAGGAACAGTTTTATGTATAGTTATGTTCATATTTGTCTATAAGAAATCTAAGGTAACAGGATCAAGAATTTTAGCAGCTGATGCTGAACTATGGAAAGCTGATAGTTTACTTGGGATTGGAGTAACTTTAGCTATTTTCATAGGCTTTATTTTAGAGTATTTGGGATATCATAAGTTAGCAATATATGTTGACCCTATAATAGCTATCTGCATGGGTATTTTTATAATGAAAAATCCTATTAAGCTAATTATGGAATCCTATTCTCATTTACTTGATGTAGCACCAGTAGAAGAATTAGAAATAAAGATTTTTCATTTTGCTGAAGAGATTGCCAAAAAATATTCTATAGCTATTAATCAAGTAAAGGCTACTCAATCAGGACGTTTTATATTTGTGGATATTCATTTAAATCCAGATCAAGTTTTGGAAGGTAAAAAGTTGAGCCAATATAAAACAGAGCTAAAGAAAATTTATAATAAAAAATTTTCATGTAATGAATTTAAGGTTTATATTCTTCTATAA
- a CDS encoding succinylglutamate desuccinylase/aspartoacylase family protein: protein MEHSYISKEKIKVSQASNGNDIFIEKITITGSDKNAPSVYMQASMHASELQGNAVMVDLIDYFKKHQPKGNIYLIPQCNPIGMDVFQGAGHQGRFDSASGDNWNRYYFFKTIDYAAFVKEHLNSNTAEYKKAFEKILAKQLDEALSEEWFLSRAKRLNYSVQKEAIKADYVLDLHTDTDAITYIYTPEFAKKAAEKFGYRETLVIGNDFGGALDEAIFVPWWKLQEEFKKQGRDEEVLKECFTLELGSEEYINFDDAKMQTQGVLNYLAYRGIIDSPFETNRLSTKITHNDIANYKAIRAVEGGLYEWFVKAGDTFKANEIVGQYIQTSTMEKKPLWFPFGGTIISLHIKGAACQGSQLMNLAIYK, encoded by the coding sequence ATGGAACACAGTTATATTTCAAAAGAGAAAATAAAAGTCAGTCAAGCATCTAATGGGAATGACATTTTTATAGAGAAAATCACTATCACAGGCTCTGATAAAAATGCCCCTAGTGTTTATATGCAAGCAAGTATGCACGCATCTGAACTACAAGGTAATGCTGTAATGGTAGATCTTATTGATTACTTTAAAAAGCATCAACCAAAAGGAAATATCTACCTAATTCCTCAATGTAATCCTATAGGAATGGATGTTTTTCAAGGGGCAGGGCACCAAGGCAGATTTGATTCAGCGAGTGGTGATAACTGGAACAGATATTATTTTTTCAAAACTATCGACTATGCCGCTTTTGTTAAGGAACATTTAAACTCCAATACAGCAGAATATAAAAAAGCTTTTGAAAAAATATTAGCTAAACAATTAGATGAAGCTTTATCAGAAGAGTGGTTTTTATCTCGTGCTAAAAGACTAAACTATTCTGTCCAAAAGGAAGCTATAAAAGCTGATTATGTTTTAGATCTACATACAGATACAGATGCTATTACATATATTTACACTCCAGAGTTTGCTAAAAAAGCAGCTGAAAAGTTTGGCTATAGAGAAACTCTAGTTATTGGTAATGATTTTGGTGGCGCTCTAGATGAAGCTATATTCGTACCTTGGTGGAAACTACAAGAAGAGTTCAAAAAGCAAGGTAGAGATGAAGAAGTATTAAAGGAATGTTTTACTCTTGAGCTAGGATCAGAAGAGTATATAAATTTTGATGATGCTAAAATGCAAACTCAAGGTGTATTAAATTATCTAGCTTATAGAGGGATAATTGATTCACCATTTGAAACAAATAGATTAAGCACAAAAATCACTCATAATGATATTGCAAATTATAAAGCTATAAGAGCAGTAGAAGGTGGTCTTTATGAATGGTTTGTAAAAGCAGGTGATACTTTTAAGGCAAATGAAATAGTAGGGCAATATATCCAAACTTCTACTATGGAGAAAAAACCATTATGGTTTCCTTTTGGTGGAACTATCATAAGTCTTCATATCAAAGGTGCAGCTTGCCAAGGTAGTCAACTTATGAATTTGGCGATTTATAAATAA
- the ylqF gene encoding ribosome biogenesis GTPase YlqF, with protein sequence MLHWFPGHMHKATKEFRKKMPQIDIAIEIVDARIPESSSNNVLEDIVGDKPIIRILSKNDLADKEITKEWINYYKGNAIAVDTLTDKNIVKKIVALAKKQLPNRGTVLKPIRAIIFGIPNVGKSTMINKLAGRKVAKTGNEPAVTKMQQRIDIEKGFIIFDTPGIMFPSPKSEQSGYRIACVGSIRDTAMDYISTADFLINFLNSQNNSLLTNRYNITVENKHSQDILKEIASLKTNSNIEQAAKNIVHDFRNGHFGKISLEDPATVLDEKQALEDIIENKSGDNS encoded by the coding sequence ATGTTACATTGGTTTCCAGGGCATATGCATAAAGCAACTAAAGAATTTAGAAAAAAAATGCCTCAAATTGATATTGCTATAGAAATAGTTGATGCAAGAATTCCTGAATCTAGCAGTAATAATGTCTTAGAAGATATAGTTGGCGATAAGCCAATTATCAGGATACTTTCAAAAAATGATCTTGCAGATAAAGAAATAACTAAAGAATGGATAAACTACTATAAAGGTAATGCTATAGCAGTAGACACACTTACCGATAAAAATATTGTAAAAAAAATAGTAGCTTTAGCAAAAAAACAACTGCCAAATAGAGGAACTGTTTTAAAACCTATTCGAGCAATTATATTTGGTATTCCAAATGTTGGTAAATCAACTATGATTAATAAACTTGCAGGTAGAAAAGTTGCTAAAACTGGAAATGAGCCTGCTGTAACAAAAATGCAACAAAGAATAGATATTGAAAAAGGATTTATAATATTTGATACGCCAGGAATTATGTTTCCAAGTCCTAAAAGCGAGCAGTCAGGATATAGAATTGCATGTGTTGGTTCTATTCGTGATACTGCAATGGATTATATTTCTACAGCAGATTTCTTAATAAATTTTCTAAATTCTCAAAATAATAGTCTGCTTACTAATAGATACAATATAACTGTTGAGAATAAACATTCTCAAGATATTTTAAAAGAAATAGCAAGTTTAAAGACAAATAGTAATATTGAGCAGGCAGCTAAAAATATTGTACATGATTTTAGAAATGGGCATTTTGGAAAGATTTCATTAGAAGATCCAGCTACTGTTTTAGATGAAAAACAAGCCTTAGAAGATATTATTGAAAATAAAAGTGGTGATAATTCTTAA
- a CDS encoding tetratricopeptide repeat protein: MIIKRKKDKNPVEKKARKSLTKKQSIIVGLAILILGLGGMGINLYLSHTHKAYLEAYAKAINDIQARKSDGYNEAFEILKELDENGKATTSDRYYLGYIYQFGLGTSVNYREAYKNYNIALSQGSARAAYQLAILYMNGDGVNKDNAKARAYLVHAYKKGYKPALEQLVKLFDENPDLIFNTDPVLLYKIFELYENGELPSDNEDEVDTLLKAAAVQGYEPALVKQANRFTNSNQYSRALNLWKELEKSKDPEVAKNAKDNVTLITDKLSEAKVTDKLNEEVQNYKQSQIAEKITNESQVRKQNADNISNNVNNRSLVNEGLIYFYYRNINKEYFREFISKALGVDKKDIQLLDSTKISLVSIDYFKDNNTSKYIHNLFTTPSKISWDNLIDLNKSFNKNNDYYIAKISFINKFLKIRQFKNTSLIKDQKDIAVPVATPTAAVPSTPVANKITEAETTKKVEKELTTEEKMKALKESAVKDNYVDRAKLEKEAENGKAEAIYYLGEYFYDMKEYPEAIEEFRKAAKLDYGPAYYRLANIYFDEDDDGLKYDKEKAIQYYQKAAANGVENAKYILMLIQ, from the coding sequence ATGATTATAAAAAGAAAAAAGGATAAAAATCCTGTTGAGAAAAAAGCAAGAAAGAGCTTGACTAAAAAACAATCAATTATAGTAGGGTTAGCTATTTTAATTCTTGGTCTTGGTGGTATGGGAATTAATCTTTATTTAAGTCATACACATAAGGCTTATTTAGAGGCTTATGCTAAAGCTATAAATGATATTCAAGCGAGAAAAAGTGATGGCTATAATGAGGCTTTTGAGATTTTAAAAGAATTAGATGAAAATGGTAAAGCCACTACTTCAGATAGATATTATTTAGGTTATATTTATCAATTTGGTCTAGGTACTAGCGTTAATTATAGAGAAGCCTATAAAAACTATAATATAGCTTTGAGTCAAGGATCTGCTAGAGCTGCTTATCAATTGGCTATCTTATACATGAATGGCGATGGTGTAAATAAAGATAATGCTAAAGCCAGAGCGTATTTAGTTCATGCATATAAAAAAGGTTATAAACCAGCTTTAGAGCAATTAGTTAAACTTTTTGATGAAAATCCAGATCTTATTTTTAATACAGATCCTGTTTTACTATATAAGATATTTGAATTATATGAAAATGGAGAGCTTCCTTCTGATAACGAAGATGAAGTTGATACATTATTAAAAGCTGCAGCAGTACAAGGTTATGAACCGGCTTTAGTCAAACAGGCTAATAGATTTACTAATAGTAACCAGTATTCTAGAGCTTTAAACTTATGGAAAGAGCTTGAAAAGAGCAAGGATCCTGAAGTTGCAAAAAATGCTAAAGATAATGTTACTCTAATAACTGATAAATTGTCTGAAGCAAAAGTTACAGATAAGCTTAATGAGGAAGTACAAAACTATAAACAATCTCAAATTGCTGAGAAGATAACAAATGAATCTCAAGTTAGAAAACAGAATGCTGATAATATAAGTAATAATGTTAATAATAGATCGCTAGTTAATGAAGGTCTAATTTATTTTTATTATAGAAATATTAATAAAGAATATTTTAGAGAGTTTATTTCAAAAGCTTTAGGCGTTGATAAAAAAGATATTCAGTTATTAGATAGTACCAAGATAAGCTTAGTAAGTATTGACTATTTTAAAGATAATAACACATCAAAATATATACATAATTTATTTACTACTCCAAGTAAAATTTCATGGGATAACTTGATAGATTTAAATAAAAGTTTTAATAAAAATAATGATTACTATATTGCTAAAATTAGTTTTATAAATAAGTTTCTAAAAATAAGACAATTTAAAAATACTAGCTTAATAAAAGATCAAAAAGATATAGCTGTTCCAGTTGCCACTCCTACAGCAGCAGTTCCATCTACTCCAGTAGCTAATAAAATTACTGAAGCTGAAACTACTAAGAAAGTAGAAAAAGAGTTAACAACAGAAGAGAAAATGAAAGCTCTAAAAGAATCTGCTGTAAAAGATAATTATGTTGATAGAGCGAAATTAGAGAAAGAAGCTGAGAATGGTAAAGCCGAAGCTATATATTATTTAGGTGAGTATTTCTATGATATGAAAGAATACCCAGAAGCGATAGAAGAATTTAGAAAAGCAGCTAAATTAGATTATGGCCCAGCATACTATAGATTGGCGAATATATATTTTGATGAAGATGATGATGGCTTAAAATATGATAAAGAAAAAGCTATTCAATATTATCAAAAAGCGGCGGCTAATGGCGTGGAGAATGCTAAATATATTCTTATGCTTATTCAATAG